Proteins from a genomic interval of Medicago truncatula cultivar Jemalong A17 chromosome 3, MtrunA17r5.0-ANR, whole genome shotgun sequence:
- the LOC11442502 gene encoding rhamnogalacturonate lyase — protein sequence MISRFLAHRKKNKEDGFTMSAPGVRLHIQQNYVVMDNGIVQVTLSNPDGIVTGIRYNGVDNLLEVLNKETNRGYWDLVWSAPGSKGIFDVIKGTCFEVIVQNEDQVELSFKRTWDPSLEGKFVPLNIDKRFILLRGSSGFYSYGIYEHLPRWPDFDISETRITFKLRKDKFQYMAMADDRRRIMPFPEDRLPGRCQPLAYQEAVLLVNPKDPQLKGEVDDKYQYSCKNIDNRVHGWISFNPPVGFWQITPSDEFRSGGPLKQNLTSHVGPTTLAMFLSGHYAGQDLVPKIRGGEPWKKVFGPVYIYLNSGPTGYDPLWLWEDAKIKMMTEVQSWPYLFPASEDFLKPDQRGNVSGRLLVLDRYISTDLISANGAYVGLAPPGDAGSWQRECKDYQFWTRADMNGFFTINNVRPGDYNLFAWVPGFIGDYRFGDFVKITSGSYIELGELVYEPPRDGPTLWEIGIPDRSAAEFYAPDPNPQHINKLFINHPDRFRQYGLWDRYTELYPDADLVYTIGVSDYRKDWFYAQVPRKKADNTLEGTTWQIKFELSGVIQGATYKLRVAIASATLAELQIRVNDPNARRPVFTTGLIGRENSIARLGIHGLYWLYHVNIPSSLLIDGTNTIFFTQPRCTSPFQGFMYDYIRLEGPPCF from the exons ATGATTTCTCG ATTTCTTGCtcatagaaagaaaaataaggaGGACGGATTCACCATGTCCGCCCCAGGTGTACGGTTACACATTCAACAAAACTAT GTGGTGATGGATAATGGCATAGTCCAAGTTACATTATCAAATCCAGATGGAATTGTCACCGGAATACGATATAATGGTGTTGACAATTTGCTTGAAGTTCTCAATAAAGAGACTAACAGAGG GTATTGGGATCTTGTTTGGAGTGCACCAGGAAGCAAAGGAATCTTTGATGT GATTAAAGGAACATGTTTCGAAGTTATAGTTCAAAATGAGGATCAGGTGGAGCTTTCATTCAAAAGAACGTGGGATCCTTCTCTTGAGGGAAAGTTTGTCCCCTTAAATATTGACAAAAG ATTCATTTTGCTTCGTGGTTCATCAGGCTTCTACTCTTATGGAATTTATGAGCACTTACCCAGATGGCCAGATTTTGATATTAGTGAAACAAGGATCACTTTCAAGCTTAGGAAAGACAA GTTTCAGTACATGGCTATGGCAGACGATAGGCGAAGGATTATGCCTTTTCCGGAGGATCGGTTACCAGGAAGATGCCAACCCTTGGCCTACCAAGAAGCTGTCCTACTAGTCAATCCTAAGGATCCACAATTGAAAGGAGAG GTGGATGACAAGTATCAATATTCCTGTAAGAACATAGATAATCGAGTCCATGGCTGGATATCTTTCAATCCACCCGTAGGATTCTGGCAGATCACACCTAGCGATGAGTTTCGTTCTGGTGGGCCTCTCAAGCAGAATTTGACCTCACATGTAGGACCCACCACACTTGCG ATGTTTCTTAGTGGTCACTATGCTGGACAAGATTTGGTACCCAAAATTAGAGGTGGTGAACCATGGAAGAAGGTTTTTGGTCCTGTATACATTTATCTCAATTCTGGACCAACTGGTTATGACCCACTCTGGCTATGGGAGGATGCAAAAATAAAG ATGATGACAGAAGTTCAAAGTTGGCCATACTTATTCCCCGCTTCAGAGGATTTTTTAAAACCGGATCAACGGGGCAACGTTAGTGGGAGATTACTTGTCTTAGACAG gtacatCAGCACTGACTTAATATCAGCAAATGGTGCTTATGTTGGTCTGGCTCCACCAGGAGATGCAGGGTCATGGCAAAGAGAATGCAAG GACTATCAATTCTGGACCAGAGCAGACATGAATGGATTTTTTACGATTAACAATGTACGTCCAGGTGACTACAACCTTTTTGCCTGGGTGCCTGGTTTTATTGGAGACTACAGATTTGGTGATTTTGTGAAGATAACCTCAG GTTCTTACATTGAACTAGGTGAACTTGTATATGAACCTCCAAGGGATGGCCCCACATTGTGGGAAATAGGCATTCCTGATAGATCCGCCGCAGAATTTTATGCTCCTGATCCCAATCCACAGCATATTAATAAGCTTTTTATCAACCATCCAGACAG GTTCAGGCAGTATGGATTGTGGGACAGATATACCGAATTATATCCTGATGCAGATTTAGTTTACACAATTGGTGTTAGTGACTATAGGAAGGATTGGTTTTACGCTCAGGTTCCCAG AAAAAAAGCAGATAACACTCTTGAAGGAACAACTTGGCAAATCAAGTTTGAACTAAGTGGTGTGATTCAAGGAGCTACATATAAACTCAGAGTTGCAATTGCATCTGCAACATTAGCTGAATTGCAG ATTCGAGTCAATGATCCCAATGCAAGGCGTCCCGTATTTACCACTGGATTAATAGGAAGGGAGAACTCAATTGCAAGACTAGGAATTCATGGACTCTATTGGCTGTACCATGTGAACATACCAAGTTCTCTTCTTATTGATGGCACAAATACTATATTTTTCACACAGCCAAGATGTACCAGTCCTTTCCAGGGTTTCATGTATGACTATATTCGTTTGGAAGGTCCTCCTTGTTTTTAA
- the LOC11435490 gene encoding TRAF-type zinc finger domain-containing protein 1, producing MTTMPDQATSICPHCDRAIPAANIDLHSVHCARNLEKCKLCGDMVPKIHAQDHYLNTHAPVACSLCSETMERNILYIHEGESCPQRIVTCEFCEFPLPAIDLPEHQEVCGNRTEMCDLCNKYVRLRERYNHEFNCNGIQDNAAGSSRNERPAERDANESSKRRLFFTIAITGIAVILGSIFIQRKAEPSNVH from the exons ATGACAACAATGCCCGATCAAGCCACTAGCATATGCCCTCACTG TGATCGGGCTATCCCAGCTGCAAATATTGATTTGCACTCTGTTCATTGCGCTCGGAATCTTGAAAAATGCAAGCTTTGTGGTGATATGGTACCAAAGATACATGCTCAAGATCACTATTTAAACACCCATGCACCG GTTGCCTGTTCATTGTGCAGTGAAACAATGGAGCGcaatattttatatatccaCGAAGGTGAAAGTTGCCCCCAGAGGATTGTCACCTGTGAGTTCTGTGAGTTTCCATTGCCTGCAATTGATCTGCCAGAGCATCAG GAAGTATGTGGGAATCGAACAGAGATGTGTGACCTCTGTAACAAATATGTCAGACTACGTGAAAGATACAATCATGAATTCAATTGCAACGGAATACAAGACAATGCTGCAGGGTCTTCAAG GAATGAGAGGCCAGCTGAAAGAGATGCGAACGAATCCTCAAAAAGACGTCTTTTTTTCACAATAGCTATAACTGGTATTGCCGTCATACTCGGATCTATTTTTATTCAGAGAAAGGCAGAACCCAGTAATGTGCATTAG